A window of Nitratireductor kimnyeongensis genomic DNA:
CTGGACGACGGCCTGCGCACGAAGGATCTGATGTCCAAGGGCATGACCGAAGTCGGAACCGCCGCCATGGGTGACGCGATCATCGCCAAGTACAAGGCGCTTGCCTGAGACTTCTTCGGGGCCGGTGATGCCGGTCCCATAGGCTATAACGTTGACTTGCGCCCGATTCAGCGTAAAACAACGCGCGGAAACGGAGACCCCTTTGCCATGCGCGCGCACCATGAAGCGCCATCAGCACAAAGTTTTTTGAACGCAGCCGGGAACGGCAGCGTGGGTTTCCGCTTTACCAAAACGACAGCCAAAACGACGACCAAAACGGTCTGACGCCTTGGCTGCTCGTTCTCTCCCCGGGCCCAGCCGGGGAGAAGGTGCCTGCCAGATGCAGGCCTTCAAATCAAAGCCAAGCGGAGAGAGACAGGAGTAACAAACCAGATGGGTTTCAAGATAGCTGTCGCCGGCGCCACGGGGAATGTCGGCCGCGAAATGCTCAATATCCTCGAAGAGCGCGGCTTCCCGGCAGACGAGATCGTCCCGCTTGCTTCCCGACGTTCCGTCGGCACTGAGGTTTCCTACGGCGACAAGACGCTGAAGGTCAAAGCGCTCGAATCTCACGACTTTTCCGACACTGACATCTGCCTGATGTCGGCAGGCGGTTCGGTCTCCAAGGAGTATTCGCCGAAGATCGGAAAGCAGGGCTGCGTCGTGATCGACAATTCGTCGGCCTGGCGTTACGATCAGGACGTGCCGCTGATCGTTCCAGAAGTAAACCCCGACGCGGTCGAGGGCTTCACCAAAAAGAACATCATCGCCAATCCGAACTGCTCCACCGCTCAGCTCGTGGTCGCGCTTAAGCCGCTGCATGACGCAGCGACGATCAAGCGCGTGGTGGTGTCCACCTACCAGTCGGTTTCCGGCGCGGGCAAGGAAGGCATGGACGAATTGTTCGAGCAGACGCGCGCCGTTTTCGTCGCCGACCCGATCTCGACCAACAAGTTCACCAAGCGCATCGCGTTCAATTGCATTCCTCATATCGACGTCTTCATGGAGGACGGCTTTACGAAGGAAGAATGGAAGATGCTGGCCGAGACCAAGAAAATGCTCGACCCGAAGATCAAGCTCACGGCCACCTGCGTGCGCGTGCCGGTGTTCATCGGCCACGCGGAAGCGGTGAACCTCGAATTCGAAAAGCCAATCACGGCTGACGAAGCGCGCGAGATCCTGCGCGAGGCTCCCGGTTGCCAGGTGATAGACAAGCACGAGGATGGCGGCTACGTCACGCCCTATGAGAGCGCCGGAGAGGACGCTACCTATATCAGCCGTCTGCGGGAAGACCCGACGGTCGACAATGGCTTGGCGCTTTGGGTTGTCTCCGACAATCTGCGCAAGGGCGCCGCTCTCAACACCGTGCAGATCGCCGAGCTTCTGGTCGCCAAGGGCCTGGTCCAGCCAAAGAAGGAAGCTGCCTGAGACAAGGCGGGTTCTTCGATTGAAGAATGAGAAAAGCGGGCCTTCGGGTCCGCTTTTTTCTTTTTGCGCCGTGTTTGTGTGTCGAGCCCCTCACCGATCACAACAACACACCCCAAAACAAAAAAGGCGGGCCTTTCGACCCGCCATTTTCAATAGACATGCCTGCGAAGCTTATTCGCTTGCAGCGGCCTCTTCAGCCGGTGCCTCGGCGGCAGCGGCTTCAGCCTCGGCTGCCGCGGCCTTTGCATCTTCCTCGGCCTGCTTGGCAGCGTCGATGCGCTCCTGCGCCTTCTTGCCCGGCTTCGCCTTGTTGGGGTTGCTGCGCTCGGTGCGCTTGGCAATGCCAGCCTGGTCGAGGAAGCGCAGAACGCGGTCGGTCGGCAGGGCACCGTTTTCGAGCCAATGCTTGATGCGCTCTTCGTTGAGAACAACGCGCTCACCATCCTTGGGGAGCATCGGGTTCCAGGAACCGACTTTCTCGATGAAGCGGCCGTCACGCGGGCTGCGCACATCGGCGATGACCACGTGGTAGTAAGGACGCTTCTTGGAGCCCGCACGGGCCAGACGAATTTTCAGTGCCATGGTTTCTTCCTTTCGATAATGGCTTTCAAGCCGGCAACACGTGCCGGAATCTCAGGCGCGGCTCTCCGCGCAGTTCAGTGGGAGACATGGGCTCGGCACCCAGCCTTTTTGCAACGGCCTGTGAGGCCACATTGTCCGGATGGACGAAACTCATAAGCGGCGGCAGTTTCAGGTCTTCGGCGGCCCATTGCTGGACACGGCGTGCCGCTTCCACCGCATATCCCTTGCCCTCGAACCCTTCATAGAGGCTCCACGCCAGCTCCGGCTCATCGATCGCCGGCGGATGCCAAAGCCCGACAAAACCGGCGACCGCATCGCCATCCTTTGGTTGAACGGCGAACGTGCCATAACCATTCAGCACCCATGACCCGACCATCGAGGAGAAGGCGCCCCATGCCTGAAACCCATCTTTGGGTCCACCGGTGTAGCGCGTACGCTCGGAATCCGCGCAAAAGGCTGCAAATGCGGGAAAATCTTCCCGTTTCCAACCGCGCAATATCAGGCGTTCGCTTTCAAGCACCGGCGTCATGTTCAGGCCTTTTCACCGGTCTTTGCACCTGTGCCATGCTCTTCGGCAATCGCCTCGTGATGGCGGATCACCTCGCGGATGATGAAATTGAGAAATTTCTCCGCAAAATCCGGATCGAGATTGGCGTCATCGGCAAGACGACGCAGGCGCGCGATTTGACGCTCCTCACGCGCTGGGTCTGCCGGCGGCAGGTCATGGACGGCCTTGAGATGCCCGACGGCCTTGGTACAGCGAAAGCGCTCCGCCAGCATGTGCACGAGGGCGGCATCGATATTGTCGATGGAAGCGCGCAGCTCGAGAAGCTTTGCCTTGGCCTGATCCGTTTTGTCGCTCATGGGGTTCCCTTATTTCTTCTTGGGCAGCCCGGGTAGGCCACCCGGAAGCCCCGGCAAGCCGCCGCCCGGCATACCGGGCAGACCCTTGGGAAGCCCGCCCTTTGGCAGACCGCCCGCTCCACCAAGGCCAGCGGATTCGGCCTGCTTCTGCAAGGCTTCGAGCTGCTTGGGGTCCATCTTCGACAGGTCGGGCATACCTCCCCCAAGACCGCCTGGCATACCGCCGAGACCCATCTTCTGCGCCATGCCGCCCATCAGGCCACGCATCATGCCGCCCTTGCGGCCCTTGCCTCCCATGGCCTTCATCATGTCGGCCATCTGGCGGTGCATTTTCAGGAGCTTGTTGATCTGCGCGGAATCCGTGCCGGAACCGGCGGCGATGCGCTTCTTGCGGCTGTGCTTGAGCAGCTCCGGATTGGAGCGCTCCTTCGGTGTCATCGACTGGATGATGGCGATCTGGCGCCCGAACATCTTGTCGTCGAGACCGGCGGCAGCCATCTGATCCTTCATCTTGCCCATACCGGGCATCATGCCCATGATGCCGCCCATGCCGCCCATGTTCTGCATCTGGCGCAACTGCTCGGCGAGGTCGTTCAGGTCGAACTTGCCGGCCTGCATCTTCTTGGCCATCGCCGCAGCCTTTTCCGCGTCGATGGTCTCGGAGGCCTTCTCGACCAGCGAAACGATATCGCCCATGCCCAGAATCCGGTCGGCGATGCGCTTGGGATAAAACTCCTCGAGCGCGTCCATCTTTTCGCCAACACCGATCAGCTTGATCGGCTTGCCCGTGACAGCGCGCATGGAGAGCGCCGCACCACCGCGCCCGTCACCATCCATGCGGGTCAGCACCAGCCCGGTTATGCCGACACGGTCGTTGAAATTGTTGGCAAGATTCACGGCGTCCTGACCCGTCAGAGAGTCTGCCACGAGAAGGATTTCGTGGGGATTCGACGCGCTTTTGATGTCGGCCATCTCGACCATCAGCGGCTCGTCGATATGCGTACGACCGGCCGTATCGAGGATCACCACGTCATGCCCGCCGAGGCGAGCCGCCTGCGTGGCGCGTTTGGCGATCTCGACCGGCGTCTGGCCGGCAATGATCGGCAGGGTTGCGACGCCTGTCTGCTCGCCGATCTGCTTGAGCTGTTCCTGGGCAGCGGGACGGCGCGTATCGAGCGACGCCATCAGCACTTTCTTGCCCTGCTTCTCGGTCAGACGCTTGGCGATCTTGCCGGTCGTCGTCGTCTTGCCGGAGCCTTGCAGACCGACCATCATGATGACAACAGGTGCGGGCGCGTTGAGGTCGATCGTCTCGCCCTCGGTGCCGAGCATCTCGACCAGTTCGTCATGAACGATCTTGACGACCATCTGGCCGGGCTTGATCGACTTCAGGACTTCAGCACCAACGGCCTTTTCGCGTACACGATCCGTGAAGGAACGCACCACATCGAGCGCCACATCAGCTTCGATCAGCGCACGGCGCACTTCGCGCAGGGCCGCAGAGACATCCGCCTCCGACAGCGCACCGCGGCCCGTCAGGCCATTCAGGATGGAACCAAGGCGTTCCTGAAGCGATTCAAACATCCGCGTTCCTCATATCTCGCATCGACTTGTTCTTTGCGAGAGGTAATGCATCCGCGCCTGGGCTTCAAACATCGCGCAAAGCCGAAAAGCACCCGGGGGCGCATCGCGCTGCCGGGTGTTGACCTCCAGGATCGTTGCCTTTCGTGGAAAGGTGCCCTGGTCGGCTGCTCGGAGTTGTCACTCGTCGCGGAATTCCGCGCTTGTAGACAGGAAATCGCCTCCGGAGTCAAGAAAAAGCGTTGTTTGGCTCGCGTCGTGCCCGATAGCGCAAAACTTTCAATCTTTGGCGTTCAATGGGCGGCGCCTCTCCAGTTCCGCCTTTCTTTGCTCTTCACCACACATCTCCAGGAGGTGAGTGGGAAGGTCCTCGCAGAAGCCAGGATAGTATCGTGCAGCCAGCCAGACAATGAACCAACTGGATGCAACCTGGGTTTCGATCGACACGGTAGCCGGCAGGAAATGCTGCTGACCAGGAACAGGAGCGCTATTCGCGGAGACAGGCTCAGCCGCCACCTGTGCTTCTCCGTATCCGGACGCCGGTAGAGATCTCAGGCTGGAGACAGGGAAATGCCGAGCATCAGCCGGGCGCGACAATGAAGAAACGGCAACGAAGGCCGCAATTGCCAAAGGGAATGCGCCCGCTCGGCAAACCCTGTCTCCAACAATCATGGCATTACCCCTTCTCAAAAATCATGCGCGGGACGAGGGACTTCCACCCACAATCCTTGCTGAAAAACACTATCCTTGGGGAAGACCAAGGAGCGACGTCCGTTTGTGAAAACCATCACAAATTAGCTGGCTAATAATATAGGTTAACTTGCCGCGTATACGGTCGTGCGTCAAGCCTTTTCAAAATGGCCAACCAAAAAGCGCTGCGGTGACCATGGCACCGCAGCGCGTTATCACTTAGCCGATTAATAATTTGCTTCCGGGATCCTCTGTTTACCGCACAACATAGACAATGCGGCGCGTCTCCGGCTCGATCAGGACCGGCTGCTGGTTCACATAGACATACCGGTATTCGTAGTCGGGGATCTCACGCAACTCCACAGTTTCGGGGACAACAGCTCCAACCACTGCCTCGCCCTCCAGATACACAGGCTCAACCCGGTTGCTCTGGATATAAGTTGTAACTTCCGCCGGTGGCGGAGCGATGGGTTCCACCGTGCCGATAGCCGTTTTGCGGCCAATCAACTCTCCGTGGAAAGGTTCAACTTCAATAGTCGAGGTCGCTTCAAAGGAAACCGGGGGCAATGCTTCAGCTGGACGTTCTGTCACCACCACATAGTCCCCGCCGCCCTCAAAAGGCGCTGACAGATAATCCGAATAAGCCCAGCCATTCACGCCGGCATGGTTGACCGCGCACCACTTGCTGCCTTCCCGGCAACCTTCGATCTCGGCTTCCTCATTCACGCCGATAACGCCGACAATGGGATATTGCGGGCCCGGTCCTGAGCGGATGTTGAGGTCGGCAGCTGCTCTGGCAAGGACCTCTGCACCAGCAAGACCTGTCAGGGCCAAAAGCGCCACACCAGCGGCTGCACCTTTGAAAAGCATCGTATGCATGACCAAACTCCAGTCGGTTTCAACCGGGGCTCAAAACGGACCGAGCCTCGTTCAGTTCCGCTCGGGCTGGCCACGGATCAGGCGATTCTTGTCGCGAAAGGGTTCGGTAATGACCGCTATGCTAGGAAACTCAACGCTTGCGACCGTCGACCTGTTGTGTAATCGCTGGCAGCATCACATTATATAGCCATCATTTATCTTAAGGAGAGCAACATGGCTTTCGGGGGAAGAGCGGTGGTCCTGGCCGCTGCGGTTAGCGCCTCACTTCTCATGGCGGGGCATGCCTCCGCCGCACAGTGTGGCAACAACGCTGGGGGTTTCGAGGCCTGGAAGGCACAGTTCAGCCAGGAAGCAGCGTCACGCGGTATTGGCCAGCGGGGCCTCAATGCCCTGGCGCAGACCCGTTATGCCAGCAAGACCATCGCTGCGGATCGCGGACAAAAAAGCTTCAAACTGACGTTGAAATCATTCATGCAGAAGCGGGGTTCAAACGCGATCATCTCGCGCGGCAAGGGGATGAAGAAGAAGTATGCTCGTCTCTTCGCCAATATCGAAAAGCGCTATGGCGTGCCCGCCGGCCCGTTGATCGCGATATGGGGTATGGAAACCGGCTTCGGCGGCTTTCTCGGAAATCAGAACATCGTTTCCGCTGTTGCCACGCTCGCCTATGACTGCCGTCGCTCGGAGTTCTTCACCGGCCATCTTTACGGTGCTTTGACCATGGTGGACCGGGGCATGCTGAACCCAAGCGCCAAAGGCGCCGCGCACGGTGAAATCGGCCAGACCCAGTTCCTTCCCGGCAATGCCTTGAAATTTGGTGTCGATGGCGATGGAAACGGCCGTGTGGACATGATCCGTTCCAGCGCTGACGCCCTCGCTTCCACCGCGAACTTCCTGCGGGCTCATGGCTGGCAGCGCGGCGCTGGCTATCAGCCGGGTCAGCCGAATTTCCGTGCCATCCAGGGCTGGAACGCCGCAAGCGTTTATCAGCAGGCCATTGCCATAATGGCCAAGGAAATCGATGGGTGAAGACCGTCCAGCAACGCGGGCAGAAAGCCAACTGTTTGGCTTTTTGAGCGGCGAACGCCCGGAGCCATAGCGAAGGGCCGGCAGACGCAAGATCCTGCCCACAAAAAAAGCCGGCATCACAGCCGGCTTTTTCATTATCGAAATGCTGATGAACTGATCACCGGCCCCGCTTCCTCGCTGCCAAAGTACGCAGACGCAAAGCATTCAGCTTGATGAAGCCGGCTGCGTCCTTCTGGTCGTAAGCACCCTGATCGTCCTCAAAGGTAACCAGCGCATCGGAGTAAAGCGACTTGTCGGACTTGCGGCCGGTCACAATCACATTGCCCTTGTAGAGTTTCAGGCGCACTTCACCTTCCACGTCTTCCTGGCTCTTGTCGATCGCCGCCTGCAGCATTTCACGTTCGGGCGAGAACCAGAAGCCATTATAGATCAGCTCCGCATAACGCGGCATCAGCTCATCCTTCAGAT
This region includes:
- a CDS encoding chorismate mutase; translated protein: MSDKTDQAKAKLLELRASIDNIDAALVHMLAERFRCTKAVGHLKAVHDLPPADPAREERQIARLRRLADDANLDPDFAEKFLNFIIREVIRHHEAIAEEHGTGAKTGEKA
- a CDS encoding lytic murein transglycosylase is translated as MAFGGRAVVLAAAVSASLLMAGHASAAQCGNNAGGFEAWKAQFSQEAASRGIGQRGLNALAQTRYASKTIAADRGQKSFKLTLKSFMQKRGSNAIISRGKGMKKKYARLFANIEKRYGVPAGPLIAIWGMETGFGGFLGNQNIVSAVATLAYDCRRSEFFTGHLYGALTMVDRGMLNPSAKGAAHGEIGQTQFLPGNALKFGVDGDGNGRVDMIRSSADALASTANFLRAHGWQRGAGYQPGQPNFRAIQGWNAASVYQQAIAIMAKEIDG
- a CDS encoding DUF1236 domain-containing protein, whose product is MHTMLFKGAAAGVALLALTGLAGAEVLARAAADLNIRSGPGPQYPIVGVIGVNEEAEIEGCREGSKWCAVNHAGVNGWAYSDYLSAPFEGGGDYVVVTERPAEALPPVSFEATSTIEVEPFHGELIGRKTAIGTVEPIAPPPAEVTTYIQSNRVEPVYLEGEAVVGAVVPETVELREIPDYEYRYVYVNQQPVLIEPETRRIVYVVR
- the rpsP gene encoding 30S ribosomal protein S16 produces the protein MALKIRLARAGSKKRPYYHVVIADVRSPRDGRFIEKVGSWNPMLPKDGERVVLNEERIKHWLENGALPTDRVLRFLDQAGIAKRTERSNPNKAKPGKKAQERIDAAKQAEEDAKAAAAEAEAAAAEAPAEEAAASE
- a CDS encoding aspartate-semialdehyde dehydrogenase, which gives rise to MGFKIAVAGATGNVGREMLNILEERGFPADEIVPLASRRSVGTEVSYGDKTLKVKALESHDFSDTDICLMSAGGSVSKEYSPKIGKQGCVVIDNSSAWRYDQDVPLIVPEVNPDAVEGFTKKNIIANPNCSTAQLVVALKPLHDAATIKRVVVSTYQSVSGAGKEGMDELFEQTRAVFVADPISTNKFTKRIAFNCIPHIDVFMEDGFTKEEWKMLAETKKMLDPKIKLTATCVRVPVFIGHAEAVNLEFEKPITADEAREILREAPGCQVIDKHEDGGYVTPYESAGEDATYISRLREDPTVDNGLALWVVSDNLRKGAALNTVQIAELLVAKGLVQPKKEAA
- the ffh gene encoding signal recognition particle protein, which encodes MFESLQERLGSILNGLTGRGALSEADVSAALREVRRALIEADVALDVVRSFTDRVREKAVGAEVLKSIKPGQMVVKIVHDELVEMLGTEGETIDLNAPAPVVIMMVGLQGSGKTTTTGKIAKRLTEKQGKKVLMASLDTRRPAAQEQLKQIGEQTGVATLPIIAGQTPVEIAKRATQAARLGGHDVVILDTAGRTHIDEPLMVEMADIKSASNPHEILLVADSLTGQDAVNLANNFNDRVGITGLVLTRMDGDGRGGAALSMRAVTGKPIKLIGVGEKMDALEEFYPKRIADRILGMGDIVSLVEKASETIDAEKAAAMAKKMQAGKFDLNDLAEQLRQMQNMGGMGGIMGMMPGMGKMKDQMAAAGLDDKMFGRQIAIIQSMTPKERSNPELLKHSRKKRIAAGSGTDSAQINKLLKMHRQMADMMKAMGGKGRKGGMMRGLMGGMAQKMGLGGMPGGLGGGMPDLSKMDPKQLEALQKQAESAGLGGAGGLPKGGLPKGLPGMPGGGLPGLPGGLPGLPKKK
- a CDS encoding GNAT family N-acetyltransferase, which translates into the protein MTPVLESERLILRGWKREDFPAFAAFCADSERTRYTGGPKDGFQAWGAFSSMVGSWVLNGYGTFAVQPKDGDAVAGFVGLWHPPAIDEPELAWSLYEGFEGKGYAVEAARRVQQWAAEDLKLPPLMSFVHPDNVASQAVAKRLGAEPMSPTELRGEPRLRFRHVLPA